One Curtobacterium sp. MCLR17_007 DNA window includes the following coding sequences:
- a CDS encoding sugar phosphate isomerase/epimerase has translation MPKIALDPTPFHHDLSLLEFPQKVADLGYEYLQLTPHRDFIPFFRHPKADDDLVDAFAAACADAGVQVASVLPVLRWSGPDRETRETAVKQWKRVIEITKRLGVDTINTEFSGRPERAEESEAQFYWAMEELLPIIEDADLRVLIDPHPDDFVEDGLEALRVIRGLNSKHVGFVYVACHTFHYGGDMDAVIDAAGDSLGLVHVADAFDHRRSHGLRYITNPPGNAVRVHQHLPVGQGDVDFDRFWAALDRVGFSARPDTVAVSSVFAEDENADQVSRAQLDTITKGLHR, from the coding sequence GTGCCGAAGATCGCCCTCGACCCCACGCCGTTCCACCACGACCTGTCGCTGCTCGAGTTCCCGCAGAAGGTGGCCGACCTGGGGTACGAGTACCTGCAGCTGACCCCGCACCGTGACTTCATCCCGTTCTTCCGGCACCCCAAGGCCGACGACGACCTGGTCGACGCGTTCGCCGCCGCGTGCGCGGACGCCGGGGTGCAGGTGGCCAGTGTGCTGCCGGTCCTGCGCTGGTCGGGCCCGGACCGCGAGACCCGCGAGACCGCGGTCAAGCAGTGGAAGCGGGTGATCGAGATCACCAAGCGCCTGGGCGTCGACACCATCAACACCGAGTTCTCCGGCCGTCCCGAGCGCGCAGAGGAGTCCGAAGCACAGTTCTACTGGGCGATGGAGGAACTCCTGCCGATCATCGAGGACGCCGACCTGCGCGTGCTCATCGATCCGCATCCCGACGACTTCGTCGAGGACGGGCTCGAGGCACTCCGGGTCATCCGCGGCCTGAACTCGAAGCACGTCGGGTTCGTCTACGTGGCCTGCCACACGTTCCACTACGGCGGGGACATGGACGCCGTCATCGACGCCGCGGGGGACTCCCTGGGGCTGGTGCACGTGGCCGATGCCTTCGACCACCGCCGGTCACACGGGCTCCGCTACATCACGAACCCGCCGGGCAACGCCGTGCGCGTCCACCAGCATCTGCCGGTCGGACAGGGCGACGTCGACTTCGACCGGTTCTGGGCAGCGCTCGACCGCGTCGGGTTCTCGGCACGCCCGGACACCGTCGCGGTGTCGAGTGTCTTCGCCGAGGACGAGAACGCCGACCAGGTCTCCCGCGCGCAACTCGACACGATCACGAAGGGACTGCATCGATGA
- a CDS encoding exonuclease domain-containing protein produces the protein MSLDFTAIDFETANSSPASACSVGLVKVRSGRVVERASWFIRPPFGHDAFLEWNTRIHGIVAEDVVRAKTWEQQYPDIVAFAAGDVLVAHNARFDMGVIAGGCSATGIELGEHHSLCSLQVARKTYTLDSYRLPVAAMAAGFEGFQHHDAAADAEACAAIVVHAAGRHDADTVEALGAATRVTIDPVRVRAEKPRPANQVRLSNRPMIFAD, from the coding sequence GTGTCACTGGACTTCACCGCGATCGACTTCGAGACCGCCAACAGCTCGCCCGCAAGCGCCTGTTCCGTCGGCCTCGTCAAGGTCCGGTCGGGTCGGGTCGTCGAGCGGGCGTCGTGGTTCATCCGGCCGCCGTTCGGGCACGACGCCTTCCTCGAGTGGAACACACGCATCCACGGCATCGTCGCCGAGGACGTCGTCCGCGCCAAGACCTGGGAGCAGCAGTACCCGGACATCGTGGCGTTCGCCGCCGGTGACGTGCTGGTGGCGCACAACGCGCGGTTCGACATGGGCGTGATCGCGGGCGGGTGTTCGGCAACGGGCATCGAACTCGGCGAGCACCACTCCCTGTGCTCGCTGCAGGTCGCGCGCAAGACCTACACGCTCGACTCCTACCGGCTGCCGGTCGCCGCGATGGCCGCCGGTTTCGAGGGGTTCCAGCACCACGACGCAGCCGCTGACGCCGAGGCCTGCGCCGCCATCGTCGTGCACGCCGCCGGCCGGCACGACGCCGACACCGTCGAAGCGCTCGGCGCAGCCACCCGTGTGACGATCGACCCCGTGCGGGTGCGGGCCGAGAAGCCCCGTCCGGCGAACCAGGTGCGGCTGTCGAACCGCCCGATGATCTTCGCCGACTGA
- a CDS encoding LON peptidase substrate-binding domain-containing protein — protein sequence MAVSPMFPLGSVLFPFVPIQLRIFEPRYLTLVGRLLDEDEPEFGVVLIERGSEAGGGDQRASVGTMARLVSAAAGADDLFIVGLGTRRFTVERWVDEDPFPRAELSILPDLEWSETLAPLRDQAEAAVRRLIVRAAGAQSDDDIELSDDPVAAVWQLAAIAPLGDYDNYTLLRSTTLGGLLRQLIDLVLEAEELWSAE from the coding sequence ATGGCCGTCTCACCGATGTTCCCGCTGGGATCAGTGCTGTTCCCATTCGTGCCCATCCAGCTGCGGATCTTCGAGCCTCGGTATCTCACGCTGGTCGGCCGCTTGCTCGACGAGGATGAACCCGAGTTCGGCGTCGTCCTCATCGAGCGCGGATCAGAAGCCGGGGGTGGCGACCAGCGCGCCTCGGTCGGGACGATGGCGCGTCTCGTGAGCGCCGCCGCGGGCGCCGACGACCTGTTCATCGTCGGCCTGGGGACCCGGCGGTTCACGGTCGAACGTTGGGTCGACGAGGATCCGTTCCCGCGGGCCGAGCTTTCGATCCTGCCGGATCTCGAATGGTCCGAGACGCTCGCACCCCTGCGGGACCAGGCAGAAGCAGCTGTTCGCCGCTTGATCGTTCGCGCCGCGGGGGCCCAGTCGGATGACGACATCGAGCTGTCGGACGATCCAGTCGCAGCCGTCTGGCAACTGGCGGCGATCGCCCCGCTGGGTGATTACGACAATTACACCCTGTTGAGGTCGACGACCTTGGGTGGTCTCCTGCGTCAACTGATCGATCTGGTCCTCGAGGCCGAGGAGCTCTGGTCCGCCGAGTGA
- a CDS encoding helix-turn-helix transcriptional regulator, which yields MVRLPLTPADLERGRRLGALLRRARGERSMLAIALQAGVSPETLRKIETGRVATPAFPTIAAIAGVLGLSLDAVWSEICAETPVSRSA from the coding sequence ATGGTCCGTCTCCCGCTCACCCCAGCCGACCTCGAACGCGGGCGGCGACTCGGCGCGCTGCTCCGCCGCGCACGAGGCGAGCGGTCGATGCTCGCGATCGCGCTGCAGGCCGGCGTCTCCCCGGAGACCCTCCGCAAGATCGAGACCGGGCGGGTCGCGACGCCGGCGTTCCCCACGATCGCCGCCATCGCCGGCGTGCTCGGCCTCTCGCTCGACGCGGTGTGGTCCGAGATCTGCGCGGAGACGCCGGTCAGCCGATCAGCGTGA
- the ychF gene encoding redox-regulated ATPase YchF produces MALTIGIVGLPNVGKSTLFNALTKNQVLAANYPFATIEPNVGVVNLPDARLDRLAELFHSDKTVPAPVSFVDIAGIVKGASEGEGLGNKFLANIREADAIAQVVRGFADDDVVHVANKVSPKDDLEVINTELILADIETIDKALPRYEKMLKLKQAEPIVLETAKEARAALEQGTLLSATSIDLEPIKELGLLSAKPFIFVFNVDEAILTDQSRKDELSALVAPAQAVFLDAQVESELIDLDPADAAELLESTGQTESGLDQLARIGFDTLGLQTYLTAGPKESRAWTIGKGWKAPQAAGVIHTDFEKGFIKAEVISYEDLIETGSIAEARSAGKARIEGKDYVMQDGDVVEFRFNN; encoded by the coding sequence GTGGCTCTCACCATCGGAATCGTCGGTCTCCCGAACGTCGGCAAGTCGACCCTGTTCAACGCCCTCACCAAGAACCAGGTCCTGGCGGCGAACTACCCGTTCGCCACCATCGAGCCGAACGTCGGCGTGGTGAACCTGCCGGACGCGCGGCTCGACCGGCTGGCCGAGCTGTTCCACTCCGACAAGACGGTGCCCGCGCCGGTGTCGTTCGTCGACATCGCCGGCATCGTCAAGGGCGCCAGCGAGGGCGAGGGCCTGGGCAACAAGTTCCTGGCCAACATCCGCGAGGCCGACGCCATCGCCCAGGTGGTCCGTGGCTTCGCCGACGACGACGTCGTGCACGTCGCGAACAAGGTCTCCCCGAAGGACGACCTCGAGGTCATCAACACCGAGCTGATCCTGGCTGACATCGAGACCATCGACAAGGCGCTCCCGCGCTACGAGAAGATGCTCAAGCTCAAGCAGGCCGAGCCGATCGTCCTCGAGACGGCGAAGGAAGCCCGCGCCGCGCTCGAGCAGGGCACGCTGCTGTCCGCGACCTCGATCGACCTCGAGCCGATCAAGGAGCTCGGGCTGCTCAGCGCCAAGCCCTTCATCTTCGTGTTCAACGTGGACGAGGCGATCCTGACCGACCAGTCCCGCAAGGACGAGCTCTCCGCGCTCGTCGCCCCGGCCCAGGCCGTGTTCCTCGACGCCCAGGTCGAGTCCGAGCTCATCGACCTCGACCCGGCCGACGCCGCCGAGCTGCTCGAGTCCACCGGCCAGACCGAGTCGGGGCTCGACCAGCTCGCCCGCATCGGTTTCGACACCCTCGGGCTCCAGACCTACCTGACCGCCGGGCCCAAGGAGTCGCGGGCCTGGACGATCGGCAAGGGGTGGAAGGCCCCTCAGGCTGCCGGCGTGATCCACACCGACTTCGAGAAGGGCTTCATCAAGGCCGAGGTCATCTCGTACGAGGACCTCATCGAGACGGGCTCCATCGCCGAGGCTCGCTCCGCCGGCAAGGCCCGCATCGAGGGCAAGGACTACGTCATGCAGGACGGCGACGTCGTGGAGTTCCGCTTCAACAACTAG
- a CDS encoding transaldolase family protein — MTTAPTTAPTAATAATAPTADTRAATATTDPRPVTLQAAEQTPTALWNDSADPRELSTAIHRYGAVGATCNPVIAYTCIKQDPDTWVPRIRQIAAEHPTAGESWIGWKAVEELSIAAAAQLLPAFEASGGRNGRLSMQTDPRLHRDQDALVEQAVRFSGLAPNIIVKIPATKTGIAAIEEAAYRGVSINATVSFTVAQVVAVGEAIERALDRRAADGLPEQEFGHVVTLMAGRLDDWLKTAIKRDHVLIDPGYLEWAGVAAVKHAYRVFQQREFRSRVLVAAFRNALQWSEFQGGDLVVSPPFQWSEDINDNAVPFRPDAIDDEVPAHVLDALRAATPEFARGYDVDGMTIDEFDRFGATVTTLRQFLDADAQLDALVRDVLIPAA; from the coding sequence ATGACGACGGCACCCACGACCGCACCCACGGCGGCAACCGCGGCAACCGCACCGACGGCGGACACCCGCGCCGCGACGGCGACCACCGACCCCCGTCCCGTCACGCTGCAGGCCGCCGAGCAGACGCCGACCGCCCTGTGGAACGACTCCGCCGACCCGCGCGAGCTGTCCACCGCCATCCACCGGTACGGCGCCGTCGGGGCCACGTGCAACCCGGTCATCGCCTACACCTGCATCAAGCAGGACCCCGACACGTGGGTGCCGCGCATCCGGCAGATCGCGGCGGAGCACCCGACCGCGGGGGAGTCCTGGATCGGCTGGAAGGCTGTGGAGGAGCTCTCGATCGCGGCGGCCGCGCAGCTCCTGCCAGCGTTCGAGGCCTCCGGCGGGCGCAACGGCCGCCTGTCGATGCAGACCGATCCGCGCCTGCACCGCGACCAGGACGCCCTGGTCGAGCAGGCCGTGCGGTTCTCCGGCCTCGCGCCGAACATCATCGTGAAGATCCCCGCGACGAAGACCGGGATCGCCGCGATCGAGGAAGCCGCCTACCGCGGGGTCTCGATCAACGCAACGGTGTCGTTCACGGTGGCCCAGGTCGTCGCCGTGGGCGAGGCCATCGAGCGTGCCCTCGACCGACGTGCTGCCGACGGACTCCCCGAGCAGGAGTTCGGCCACGTCGTCACGCTCATGGCCGGGCGCCTGGACGACTGGCTGAAGACCGCCATCAAGCGCGACCACGTGCTGATCGACCCCGGGTACCTGGAGTGGGCCGGTGTCGCCGCGGTGAAGCACGCGTACCGGGTCTTCCAGCAGCGCGAGTTCCGCTCGCGGGTGCTCGTCGCTGCGTTCCGGAACGCGCTGCAGTGGTCCGAGTTCCAGGGCGGCGACCTGGTCGTCTCCCCGCCGTTCCAGTGGTCCGAGGACATCAACGACAACGCGGTCCCGTTCCGCCCGGACGCCATCGACGACGAGGTCCCCGCCCACGTGCTCGACGCCCTGCGTGCGGCGACGCCCGAGTTCGCCCGCGGGTACGACGTCGACGGCATGACGATCGACGAGTTCGACCGGTTCGGCGCCACGGTGACGACCCTGCGCCAGTTCCTGGACGCCGACGCGCAGCTCGACGCCCTGGTCCGCGACGTGCTCATCCCGGCGGCATGA
- a CDS encoding GntR family transcriptional regulator, translated as MTNEGQLPSDLFMDLDRSGPMPLYFQVASRIEESIRSGAMPPGARLENEIALGERLGLSRPTIRRAIQDLVDKGLLVRRRGIGTQVVHGPVTRKVELTSLYDDLAQGSQQPATKLLTRDDVPASDIVAEALGVDPGTLVAHIRRVRFAEDVPMAILENYLPPEFLEITDEDLQTHGLYQLLRGRGVTMRVAKQRIGARAVTGDEAGLLEIEDGDPVLTMSRTAYDASGRAVEYGVHCYRPDRYSFEVTLVDK; from the coding sequence ATGACCAACGAAGGCCAGCTGCCGTCCGACCTGTTCATGGACCTGGACCGGTCGGGTCCGATGCCCCTGTACTTCCAGGTCGCCTCGCGCATCGAGGAGTCGATCCGCTCCGGCGCGATGCCCCCCGGCGCGCGGCTCGAGAACGAGATCGCCCTCGGGGAGCGCCTCGGCCTGTCGCGCCCCACGATCCGTCGAGCGATCCAGGACCTCGTCGACAAGGGGCTGCTGGTACGCCGTCGTGGCATCGGCACGCAGGTCGTCCACGGTCCCGTCACGCGCAAGGTCGAGCTCACGAGCCTGTACGACGACCTGGCGCAGGGGTCCCAGCAGCCTGCAACGAAGCTCCTGACCCGTGACGACGTCCCCGCGTCGGACATCGTCGCCGAGGCCCTCGGTGTCGATCCCGGCACGCTCGTCGCGCACATCCGCCGCGTGCGCTTCGCCGAGGACGTCCCGATGGCGATCCTCGAGAACTACCTGCCACCGGAGTTCCTCGAGATCACCGACGAGGACCTGCAGACGCACGGGCTGTACCAGCTGCTGCGCGGCCGGGGCGTCACGATGCGCGTGGCCAAGCAGCGGATCGGGGCCCGCGCGGTCACCGGTGACGAAGCCGGCCTGCTCGAGATCGAGGACGGCGACCCCGTCCTGACGATGAGCCGCACCGCGTACGACGCCTCGGGTCGAGCGGTCGAGTACGGCGTGCACTGCTACCGCCCCGACCGGTACTCGTTCGAGGTCACCCTCGTCGACAAGTGA
- a CDS encoding Gfo/Idh/MocA family oxidoreductase: MSTTDNLRVAVVGAGAMGSDHIRRITATIAGADVVAIVDPDTARATAAAGNAPGAITAASFEDALDSTEIDAVIVATPGFLHEPVLVPAIERGLAVLCEKPLTTSAEDSLRIIELEQSSSDRPKIQVGFMRRFDKGYQELRALRQSGANGALLALHHAHRNPTTPPNFSESMLIHDSVIHEIDIIPFITGEAITSVEVKKPRRNSLAPADLPEPQFVLFTTQSGTMAIVEINVNAQFGYQVTTDAVFESGVAYIGRETSLNLVSQGVSGQGVTPSFVERFGAAYDEEVQRWVNAARSGGIDGPSAWDGYTASVVAEVAVRAQQTGALETVTYATAKPAFYDTADTAPQGA; the protein is encoded by the coding sequence ATGAGCACCACTGACAACCTCCGCGTCGCCGTCGTCGGCGCGGGCGCCATGGGCAGCGACCACATCCGTCGCATCACCGCGACCATCGCCGGCGCCGACGTCGTCGCGATCGTCGACCCTGACACCGCGCGTGCGACCGCCGCCGCCGGGAACGCACCGGGCGCGATCACCGCCGCGTCGTTCGAGGACGCACTCGACAGCACCGAGATCGACGCGGTCATCGTGGCCACGCCGGGCTTCCTGCACGAGCCGGTCCTGGTGCCGGCGATCGAGCGCGGTCTGGCCGTGCTGTGCGAGAAGCCGCTCACGACGAGCGCCGAGGACTCGCTGCGGATCATCGAGCTCGAACAGTCCTCGTCGGACCGGCCGAAGATCCAGGTCGGGTTCATGCGTCGGTTCGACAAGGGCTACCAGGAGCTCCGCGCCCTGCGGCAGTCCGGCGCCAACGGGGCACTGCTCGCGCTGCACCACGCGCACCGCAACCCGACCACGCCGCCGAACTTCAGCGAGTCGATGCTCATCCACGACTCGGTGATCCACGAGATCGACATCATCCCGTTCATCACGGGCGAGGCGATCACGAGCGTCGAGGTGAAGAAGCCGCGCCGGAACTCCCTGGCGCCGGCGGACCTGCCCGAGCCGCAGTTCGTCCTGTTCACCACCCAGTCCGGCACCATGGCGATCGTCGAGATCAACGTGAACGCGCAGTTCGGGTACCAGGTGACGACCGATGCCGTGTTCGAGTCCGGCGTCGCCTACATCGGGCGTGAGACGTCGCTCAACCTCGTGTCGCAGGGCGTCTCCGGACAAGGCGTCACGCCGTCCTTCGTCGAGCGCTTCGGGGCCGCCTACGACGAAGAGGTCCAGCGCTGGGTGAACGCCGCGCGCAGCGGTGGCATCGACGGCCCCAGCGCCTGGGACGGTTACACGGCGTCGGTCGTGGCCGAGGTCGCGGTCCGCGCGCAGCAGACCGGCGCACTCGAGACGGTCACCTACGCCACGGCGAAGCCGGCGTTCTACGACACCGCCGACACGGCGCCGCAGGGGGCGTAG
- a CDS encoding tautomerase family protein, translating into MPLVRIDLTTGRTPEAVRGIADAIHTAIVDVYGIPPRDRFQVITEHPAQQIIAEDAGLGFERTEGVVMIQVFTQRGRSDDAKQELYRAIHDRLAAAGVVSEDVFIGYVENGPQDWSFGFGRAQYVTGELGVPASA; encoded by the coding sequence ATGCCGCTCGTCCGCATCGACCTGACCACCGGCCGCACCCCCGAAGCCGTCCGTGGGATCGCCGACGCGATCCACACGGCCATCGTCGACGTGTACGGCATCCCGCCCCGCGACCGGTTCCAGGTCATCACGGAGCACCCGGCCCAGCAGATCATCGCCGAGGATGCCGGACTGGGCTTCGAGCGCACCGAGGGCGTCGTCATGATCCAGGTCTTCACGCAGCGCGGGCGCAGCGACGACGCCAAGCAGGAGCTGTACCGGGCGATCCACGATCGTCTGGCCGCGGCCGGGGTCGTCTCCGAGGACGTGTTCATCGGCTACGTCGAGAACGGTCCCCAGGACTGGTCCTTCGGGTTCGGTCGGGCGCAGTACGTCACCGGCGAGCTCGGGGTGCCCGCCTCGGCGTGA
- a CDS encoding phage tail protein: MTYTVDFVDVSTTGLETSPVADALAGLRANEARYYKNKYDHVFVTSTVDEAPEVLAYIEKVLKDERDIVIGSPALEVSAFEVGGLRMAYVFYESGLAINVMYAIEDGGKRAVGFKLSMGMEVPEELSSFKFARQRSKLAGEIRGSYFVVKGQY, from the coding sequence ATGACGTACACCGTGGACTTCGTCGACGTCTCCACCACGGGCCTCGAGACCTCGCCGGTCGCCGACGCCCTTGCCGGTCTCCGCGCCAACGAGGCCCGGTACTACAAGAACAAGTACGACCACGTGTTCGTCACCAGCACGGTTGACGAAGCCCCCGAGGTCCTGGCGTACATCGAGAAGGTGCTCAAGGACGAGCGGGACATCGTGATCGGGTCGCCCGCGCTCGAGGTGTCGGCCTTCGAGGTCGGCGGGCTGCGCATGGCCTACGTCTTCTACGAGTCCGGCCTGGCCATCAACGTGATGTACGCGATCGAGGACGGCGGCAAACGTGCGGTCGGGTTCAAACTCTCGATGGGGATGGAGGTCCCCGAGGAGCTCAGCTCGTTCAAGTTCGCCCGGCAGCGGTCGAAGCTGGCGGGGGAGATCCGCGGGTCGTACTTCGTCGTCAAGGGTCAGTACTGA
- a CDS encoding SRPBCC family protein — MAETSTITRETVIAARPAEIAPYLADFHRWVQWSPWEGQDPALQRTYSGTPGAVGSSYAWKGNRKAGAGTMELTRTAPTEIDVDLRFTAPFRSTSAAAFRLHEVDSGTRVVWTMTSPTNLMSRVMGVFIDMDKLLGGDFDRGLAKLKAAVEH, encoded by the coding sequence ATGGCCGAGACCAGCACGATCACCCGCGAGACCGTCATCGCCGCTCGCCCGGCGGAGATCGCGCCGTACCTGGCGGACTTCCACCGCTGGGTGCAGTGGTCTCCGTGGGAAGGCCAGGATCCGGCGCTGCAGCGCACGTACAGCGGCACACCCGGTGCGGTCGGGTCGTCCTACGCCTGGAAGGGGAACCGGAAAGCCGGCGCCGGCACCATGGAACTCACACGGACCGCTCCCACCGAGATCGACGTCGACCTGCGGTTCACGGCCCCGTTCCGCTCGACCAGCGCTGCCGCCTTCCGACTGCACGAGGTCGACAGCGGCACCCGGGTGGTCTGGACGATGACGAGCCCGACGAACCTGATGTCCCGGGTCATGGGTGTCTTCATCGACATGGACAAGCTCCTCGGGGGCGACTTCGACCGGGGACTCGCGAAGCTCAAGGCCGCCGTCGAGCACTGA
- a CDS encoding Gfo/Idh/MocA family oxidoreductase, with translation MNPTSGPTTIGVGLISVGWMGRLHSRAYRALPDHFPELGVQPRLVLAADPVPEARHQAVDRLGYESAVADYHEVLADPEVDVVSICSPNFLHREMAVAAAAAGKPFWIEKPMGRYASDSRAIHDAVQRAGVITSVGFNYRHAPAIERARELVRSGRLGRITNVRGSLLADYSSDPDAPLTWRFERERAGSGVLGDLLSHGLDLAQYVVGRIASVTALAETVITDRPVPGAGIVDRSAAATGERKPVENEDYAALLFRFADGAVGTMDSSRVMHGPHAEYTFEVYGTRGSVRWDFQRLNELQVALDGQDVDGYVTHFVAPGDGDFARFQPGAGTAMGYDDLKTIEAAQFIASVRRGEQLAPSVADGLSAASIVEAAEASLVDGAWHDVAQVDGALTYAAATPVI, from the coding sequence ATGAACCCGACGAGCGGCCCGACGACGATCGGCGTCGGCCTGATCTCCGTCGGCTGGATGGGGCGGCTGCACTCGCGGGCGTACCGGGCGCTGCCCGACCACTTCCCGGAACTCGGCGTGCAGCCGCGGCTCGTGCTGGCGGCCGACCCCGTTCCCGAGGCTCGCCACCAGGCCGTCGACCGTCTCGGCTACGAGAGCGCCGTCGCCGACTACCACGAGGTGCTCGCCGACCCCGAGGTCGACGTCGTCTCGATCTGCTCGCCGAACTTCCTGCACCGCGAGATGGCGGTCGCCGCGGCGGCAGCCGGCAAGCCGTTCTGGATCGAGAAGCCGATGGGCCGGTACGCCAGCGACTCGCGTGCGATCCACGACGCCGTCCAGCGCGCCGGGGTCATCACGAGCGTCGGGTTCAACTACCGGCACGCCCCCGCGATCGAACGCGCACGCGAACTCGTCCGGAGTGGTCGACTCGGCCGGATCACGAACGTCCGCGGGTCGCTCCTGGCGGACTACTCCTCCGACCCCGACGCACCGCTGACCTGGCGCTTCGAGCGCGAGCGCGCGGGCTCGGGCGTGCTCGGCGACCTGCTCTCACACGGTCTCGACCTGGCGCAGTACGTCGTGGGGCGGATCGCGAGCGTCACGGCCCTGGCCGAGACCGTGATCACGGACCGGCCGGTACCCGGTGCCGGGATCGTCGATCGGTCTGCTGCCGCCACGGGGGAGCGCAAGCCCGTCGAGAACGAGGACTACGCCGCCCTGCTCTTCCGCTTCGCCGACGGTGCCGTCGGCACGATGGACTCCAGTCGGGTGATGCACGGGCCGCACGCCGAGTACACGTTCGAGGTGTACGGCACCCGCGGCTCGGTGCGCTGGGACTTCCAGCGCCTCAACGAACTGCAGGTCGCCCTCGACGGGCAGGACGTCGACGGGTACGTCACGCACTTCGTCGCACCCGGCGACGGCGACTTCGCGCGGTTCCAGCCCGGAGCCGGCACCGCGATGGGCTACGACGACCTGAAGACCATCGAGGCGGCGCAGTTCATCGCGAGCGTCCGTCGCGGGGAGCAGCTCGCGCCGTCGGTCGCCGACGGCCTCTCGGCCGCGTCGATCGTCGAGGCGGCTGAAGCCTCGCTCGTGGACGGCGCCTGGCACGACGTCGCGCAGGTCGACGGAGCACTCACCTACGCGGCGGCGACCCCGGTGATCTAG
- the map gene encoding type I methionyl aminopeptidase, translated as MIEIFAPSELPRARAVGALVGHILHTLQGRVRVGTNLLEIDAWTKAMILDAGAESCYVDYAPSFGRGPFAHYICTSVNDAVLHGLPRDQVLRDGDLLTLDLAVSLDGVVADSAVSFVVGTGADPSDLAMIETTERALAAGIAAAVPGSKIGDLSHAIGSVLQDAGYPINLQFGGHGVGSTMHGDPHIANDGRAGRGYTLRPGLLLALEPWVMADTDELVTDDDGWTLRSATGARTAHSEHTIAITEDGAEVLTLRG; from the coding sequence ATGATCGAGATCTTCGCCCCATCCGAACTCCCCCGTGCTCGTGCGGTCGGCGCCCTCGTGGGACACATCCTGCACACGCTGCAGGGACGCGTCCGGGTCGGGACGAACCTGCTCGAGATCGACGCGTGGACGAAGGCGATGATCCTCGATGCCGGTGCCGAGTCCTGCTACGTCGACTACGCACCGTCCTTCGGCCGAGGGCCGTTCGCGCACTACATCTGCACCTCGGTCAACGACGCGGTGCTGCACGGGCTCCCTCGCGACCAGGTGCTGCGCGACGGCGACCTGCTGACGCTCGACCTGGCCGTCTCGCTCGACGGCGTCGTCGCGGACTCCGCGGTGAGCTTCGTCGTCGGCACGGGTGCCGACCCGTCCGACCTGGCGATGATCGAGACGACCGAGCGCGCCCTGGCCGCCGGCATCGCCGCCGCGGTGCCCGGTTCGAAGATCGGCGACCTGTCCCACGCGATCGGATCGGTCCTGCAGGACGCCGGCTACCCGATCAACCTGCAGTTCGGCGGACACGGGGTCGGCTCCACGATGCACGGCGACCCGCACATCGCGAACGACGGCCGAGCCGGGCGCGGCTACACGCTCCGGCCGGGACTGCTGCTGGCGCTGGAGCCCTGGGTCATGGCCGACACCGACGAGCTCGTCACGGACGACGATGGATGGACGCTGCGGAGTGCCACCGGGGCACGCACCGCGCACAGCGAGCACACCATCGCCATCACCGAGGACGGCGCCGAGGTCCTGACACTGCGGGGCTGA
- a CDS encoding HepT-like ribonuclease domain-containing protein translates to MERESFTPRPRVDPTAKDGGVDRWPALESGLLDLLSECSQIVELGRDAFGQPRSLTYRAAEAVVIHFDDLLGRLPADRIARLPSDLSLAAVRRTRNILSHDYRAARKDIVWDVIEQRIPQVIVTLIG, encoded by the coding sequence GTGGAGCGTGAGTCGTTCACCCCGAGGCCCCGTGTCGACCCGACGGCCAAGGACGGTGGTGTCGATCGTTGGCCGGCGCTCGAGTCTGGCCTGCTCGACCTGCTCTCGGAGTGCTCGCAGATCGTCGAACTCGGTCGCGATGCATTCGGACAGCCTCGCAGCCTGACGTACCGTGCAGCCGAAGCGGTCGTCATCCACTTCGACGATCTGCTCGGGCGGCTCCCCGCAGACCGCATCGCTCGGCTGCCGTCCGACCTGTCGCTGGCGGCCGTCCGTCGGACCCGGAACATCCTGTCGCACGACTACCGCGCGGCCCGGAAGGACATCGTGTGGGACGTCATCGAGCAGCGGATCCCGCAGGTGATCGTCACGCTGATCGGCTGA